In Pectobacterium aroidearum, the following are encoded in one genomic region:
- a CDS encoding antitoxin Xre/MbcA/ParS toxin-binding domain-containing protein, with translation MNAEISLKVENFAREAELPDGVFHDPLMFVSVVRGGISGAMLKRGADASGLSRKLIGSALSVDPSNISRLFRRKHLTLEQGEAALETFRLWLKAMTTFEDEAKAQLWMESGIPAFGGKTPAEMLDTHKGRQLVDNALSRIEYGEFI, from the coding sequence ATGAATGCAGAAATCAGTCTTAAAGTTGAAAACTTTGCCCGTGAAGCCGAACTGCCTGACGGCGTGTTTCATGACCCGCTGATGTTTGTCAGTGTGGTACGCGGCGGAATTTCCGGCGCGATGCTGAAACGTGGTGCGGATGCCAGCGGGCTAAGCCGGAAGCTAATTGGCTCGGCACTGTCCGTCGATCCCTCGAACATTTCCCGTTTGTTCCGTCGTAAGCATTTAACACTGGAACAGGGAGAGGCCGCGCTGGAGACGTTTCGTTTATGGCTGAAAGCCATGACGACATTTGAAGATGAAGCGAAGGCACAACTGTGGATGGAGAGCGGTATCCCGGCCTTTGGCGGGAAAACGCCAGCGGAAATGCTGGATACGCACAAAGGGCGTCAGCTGGTTGATAATGCGCTGAGCCGGATCGAATACGGCGAATTCATATGA
- the sapC gene encoding putrescine export ABC transporter permease SapC, whose protein sequence is MPFDNVYSEKRLPSRLGDTWRAFHQDMLAMIGLYGFLILIGLCLFGKFLAPYEVDQQFLGYQLLPPSWSHYGEVSFFLGTDDLGRDQLSRLLSGAAPTVGASLIVTYAAALCGIVLGVFAGVTRGLRSAMLNHILDTLLSIPSLLLAIVVIAFIGPKLEHAMLAVWLALLPRMVRTIYSAVHAEMDKEYVIAARLDGASTFYLVWYVVLPNIAALLVSEFTRALSIAILDIAALGFLDLGAQLPTTEWGALLGNSLELVYAAPWTVMLPGAAIALSVLIVNLLGDGIRRALVAETE, encoded by the coding sequence ATGCCCTTCGATAACGTTTATAGCGAAAAACGGCTGCCAAGCCGACTGGGCGATACCTGGCGGGCGTTCCATCAGGATATGCTCGCGATGATCGGGCTATACGGTTTTCTGATCCTGATTGGCCTGTGCCTGTTCGGCAAGTTTCTTGCGCCTTATGAAGTGGATCAGCAATTTTTAGGCTACCAACTGTTGCCCCCCTCCTGGTCCCACTATGGTGAAGTGTCGTTCTTTCTTGGCACCGACGATTTAGGCCGCGACCAGCTAAGCCGCCTGTTGAGCGGCGCGGCGCCGACCGTCGGCGCATCGCTCATCGTCACCTACGCAGCGGCGCTGTGCGGCATCGTATTGGGCGTTTTTGCGGGCGTCACCCGCGGGCTGCGCTCTGCGATGCTCAACCATATTCTGGATACGCTGCTGTCGATTCCCTCGCTGCTGCTGGCGATTGTGGTGATTGCCTTTATCGGCCCCAAACTCGAACACGCGATGCTCGCCGTCTGGCTGGCGCTGCTGCCGCGTATGGTGCGCACCATCTACAGCGCCGTACACGCAGAAATGGACAAAGAGTACGTGATCGCCGCTCGTCTTGACGGCGCGTCCACGTTTTATCTGGTGTGGTACGTTGTGCTGCCGAACATCGCTGCGCTACTGGTTTCCGAGTTTACCCGCGCGCTGTCGATCGCCATTCTGGATATCGCCGCGCTGGGCTTTCTCGATTTGGGCGCACAGCTGCCGACGACCGAATGGGGCGCGCTGCTTGGCAACTCGCTGGAGCTGGTTTATGCCGCACCGTGGACCGTGATGCTGCCCGGCGCGGCTATCGCGCTGAGCGTGTTAATCGTCAACCTGCTGGGCGACGGCATCCGCCGCGCGCTCGTCGCGGAAACGGAATAA
- the pspF gene encoding phage shock protein operon transcriptional activator, with translation MLQEKENLLGEANSFLEVLEQVSQLAQLNKPVLVIGERGTGKELIASRLHYLSPRWQGPFVSLNCAALNENLLDSELFGHEAGAFTGAQKRHLGRFERADGGTLFLDELATAPMLVQEKLLRVIEYGMLERVGGRDQLQVDVRLVCATNDDLPALAASGKFRADLLDRLAFDVVQLPPLRERQQDIMLLADHFAIQMCRELHLPLFPGFTPAARQTLLNYGWPGNIRELKNVVERSVYRHGDSEQPLDAIILNPFRRTPAIQEKTQATSGQPDLPLDMKPWLLEQEKSLIDRALTQAKFNQRKAAELLGLTYHQLRGLLKKHDIAVNE, from the coding sequence ATGCTTCAGGAAAAAGAGAATCTGCTGGGCGAGGCCAACAGCTTTTTAGAGGTACTGGAACAGGTGTCACAGTTGGCCCAGTTGAATAAGCCAGTGCTGGTAATCGGCGAACGCGGTACGGGTAAAGAGCTGATTGCCAGCCGCCTGCACTACCTTTCCCCCCGTTGGCAAGGGCCATTCGTTTCTCTGAACTGTGCGGCACTCAACGAGAATCTGCTCGACTCCGAGCTATTTGGTCACGAAGCCGGTGCCTTTACCGGCGCGCAGAAACGCCATCTGGGACGCTTCGAGCGCGCCGACGGCGGAACACTATTTTTGGATGAGCTAGCCACCGCGCCGATGCTGGTGCAGGAAAAATTACTGCGGGTGATCGAATACGGCATGCTGGAACGCGTCGGCGGCAGAGATCAGCTACAGGTTGATGTGCGGCTGGTGTGTGCGACCAATGACGACCTGCCTGCACTTGCCGCCAGCGGTAAATTCCGTGCCGACCTGCTTGACCGTCTGGCCTTTGACGTTGTGCAGCTTCCGCCGCTGCGCGAACGCCAGCAGGACATCATGCTGCTGGCCGATCACTTTGCGATTCAGATGTGCCGCGAATTACATCTGCCGCTGTTTCCCGGTTTCACGCCCGCCGCGCGCCAGACGCTGCTGAATTACGGCTGGCCAGGCAATATCCGCGAGCTGAAAAACGTCGTTGAGCGCTCGGTGTATCGTCACGGCGACAGCGAACAGCCTCTTGATGCCATCATTCTGAATCCCTTCCGTCGGACTCCCGCCATTCAGGAAAAAACACAAGCCACATCTGGTCAGCCGGATTTACCGCTGGATATGAAACCGTGGCTACTGGAACAAGAGAAAAGCTTGATCGATCGGGCATTAACTCAGGCAAAGTTTAACCAACGTAAAGCCGCTGAACTGCTGGGATTAACCTATCACCAACTGCGTGGATTGCTGAAGAAACACGATATCGCGGTAAATGAGTAA
- the sapB gene encoding putrescine export ABC transporter permease SapB → MIIFTLRRLVLLIVTLSLLTLVGFSLSYYTPNAPLNGAALFDAYHFYLTSLLQGDFGRSSINGQAISELLKEVFPATIELCLLAFALSLLVGIPLGITAGVMQNRGADIVISTLALIGFSLPVFWLALLLTLFFSLHLGWLPVSGRFDLLYQVKTVTGFALIDAWLSDSPHRGEMIVSAIRHLILPITVLAVGPTTEVIRLMRVSTTEIISKNYIKAAATRGLSRFTVIRRHLIHNALPPIIPKLGLQFSTMLTLTMITEVVFNWPGIGRWLVNAIRQQDYAAISAGVMVVGAMVITVNILSDIWGAMANPLKHKEWYALR, encoded by the coding sequence GTGATTATTTTTACCTTACGACGTCTGGTGTTACTGATAGTGACACTGTCACTACTAACATTGGTTGGCTTTAGCCTCAGCTACTACACGCCCAATGCGCCGCTCAACGGCGCAGCGCTATTTGATGCCTATCACTTTTATCTCACCAGTCTGCTTCAGGGAGATTTTGGCCGATCCAGCATTAACGGGCAGGCCATTAGCGAGCTGCTGAAAGAAGTGTTCCCGGCCACGATCGAGCTTTGTCTGCTGGCGTTTGCGCTCTCGCTGCTGGTCGGCATTCCGCTGGGCATTACCGCCGGCGTGATGCAGAACCGCGGCGCGGATATTGTGATCAGTACACTGGCGCTTATCGGCTTTTCCCTGCCGGTATTCTGGCTGGCGCTGCTGTTAACGCTCTTTTTCTCGCTGCACCTCGGCTGGCTGCCGGTTTCAGGCCGCTTTGACCTGCTCTATCAGGTGAAAACCGTCACCGGGTTTGCCCTGATTGACGCCTGGCTGTCAGATTCGCCACACCGTGGCGAAATGATCGTCAGCGCTATCCGCCACTTAATTCTGCCGATTACCGTGCTGGCCGTCGGGCCGACGACTGAAGTGATCCGCCTGATGCGCGTCAGCACCACGGAAATTATCAGCAAAAACTATATTAAAGCAGCGGCCACTCGCGGACTCTCGCGTTTTACGGTCATTCGTCGCCACCTGATTCACAATGCGCTACCGCCAATCATTCCCAAACTGGGATTGCAATTTTCCACGATGCTGACGCTGACGATGATTACCGAAGTGGTCTTTAACTGGCCGGGCATCGGCCGCTGGCTGGTGAACGCCATTCGCCAGCAGGATTATGCCGCGATTTCTGCGGGCGTCATGGTGGTCGGCGCGATGGTCATCACGGTCAACATCCTGTCCGATATTTGGGGTGCTATGGCAAATCCGTTGAAACACAAGGAATGGTATGCCCTTCGATAA
- the leuA gene encoding 2-isopropylmalate synthase, protein MLTDPSQKYRPFPAVDLADRQWPSRTLTRAPVWLSTDLRDGNQALFEPMNHERKLHLFQELVRIGFKEIEVGFPSASRTDFEVVRHLIDADLIPDDVTPMVITQLRDDLIEETVRSVAGARRVIVHFYNAIAPVWREIVFGMSVEQIIEKVEHAIALLRQLTAEHPQTEWVLQYSPETFCMAELEVSLAVCNAAIQAWDAGPQRPMIINLPTTVEVSTPNVFADQIEWMHRRLARREHIVLSVHPHNDRGTGIACAELALLAGAQRVEGCLFGNGERSGNLDVVTMALNLYTQGIPPHLDFSDIAAVARVAEDCTALPIHPRHPYVGDLIFTAFSGSHQDAIAKGFATQRADAVWRVPYLPIDPQDVGRNYDSIIRVNSQSGKGGIAFLLQRDHGIVMPRRMQVEFSAIVQTLADASETELSSERIWEIFEQTYLAPVFEQPGFIYNAHRLSEHPQGQGVDLTLIDVDGEPRHCRGEGNGPISATVAALGLPLRIDSYEERSLGAGADAVALAIVEAVWPGVSGSRFGVGRHPNIVTASVLAVLSAAARFPTVNEAAG, encoded by the coding sequence ATGCTGACCGATCCTTCCCAAAAATACCGTCCTTTTCCTGCCGTTGATTTGGCCGATCGCCAATGGCCATCGCGCACGTTGACGCGCGCGCCCGTCTGGCTGTCCACGGATCTGCGTGACGGCAACCAGGCGCTCTTCGAGCCAATGAACCACGAACGTAAGTTGCATCTGTTTCAGGAATTGGTGCGTATCGGCTTCAAGGAGATAGAGGTTGGATTTCCCTCCGCATCGCGTACTGATTTTGAGGTTGTACGCCACTTGATTGATGCCGATTTGATTCCCGATGATGTGACGCCGATGGTTATCACGCAGTTACGTGATGACCTGATAGAAGAAACGGTGCGCAGTGTGGCCGGCGCACGCCGTGTGATCGTCCATTTTTACAATGCCATTGCGCCGGTCTGGCGCGAAATCGTGTTCGGCATGAGCGTTGAGCAGATCATCGAAAAGGTCGAACACGCTATTGCGCTTCTGAGACAGTTGACGGCAGAGCACCCTCAAACAGAATGGGTTCTTCAGTATTCCCCTGAGACCTTTTGTATGGCTGAACTTGAGGTTTCGCTGGCCGTCTGCAACGCCGCCATTCAAGCCTGGGATGCAGGCCCGCAGCGCCCGATGATCATCAACCTGCCAACGACGGTGGAGGTATCTACTCCTAACGTTTTCGCGGATCAGATCGAATGGATGCACCGGCGCTTAGCACGTCGCGAACACATTGTGTTATCCGTTCATCCGCACAATGATCGCGGCACCGGCATTGCCTGCGCCGAACTGGCGCTGCTGGCAGGCGCTCAGCGGGTCGAAGGCTGTCTGTTTGGCAATGGTGAACGTAGCGGAAACCTGGATGTGGTGACGATGGCGCTGAATTTGTATACCCAGGGTATCCCACCGCATCTGGACTTCTCTGATATTGCCGCTGTCGCACGCGTGGCGGAAGATTGCACCGCACTGCCTATCCACCCGCGTCATCCTTATGTCGGCGATCTTATTTTCACGGCATTTTCCGGCTCGCATCAGGACGCTATCGCTAAGGGCTTTGCCACACAGCGTGCGGATGCAGTCTGGCGTGTACCGTATCTGCCCATTGATCCTCAGGATGTGGGGCGTAACTATGACAGTATCATCCGCGTCAATAGTCAGTCGGGTAAGGGGGGAATTGCCTTTCTGCTGCAACGTGACCATGGCATCGTGATGCCGCGCCGTATGCAGGTAGAGTTTAGCGCAATTGTCCAGACGTTGGCTGATGCGAGCGAAACTGAACTGAGTAGCGAGAGAATTTGGGAGATTTTCGAACAGACTTACCTCGCACCGGTTTTTGAGCAGCCCGGCTTCATCTACAACGCGCATCGCCTGTCAGAACATCCTCAAGGGCAAGGTGTTGATTTAACTTTAATTGATGTTGATGGTGAGCCACGACATTGCCGGGGGGAAGGTAACGGGCCAATCTCCGCGACGGTGGCGGCACTGGGACTGCCATTGCGTATCGACAGCTACGAGGAACGCAGTCTGGGAGCAGGGGCGGATGCCGTAGCGCTCGCTATCGTGGAAGCGGTCTGGCCTGGCGTATCAGGATCGCGCTTTGGTGTTGGGCGACACCCGAACATTGTCACTGCTTCGGTGCTGGCGGTGCTGAGTGCCGCGGCCAGATTTCCGACAGTCAACGAGGCCGCTGGTTGA
- the sapA gene encoding ABC transporter substrate-binding protein SapA, which yields MFGKTCFALAFTWLALPALAASPSVPASPAPLENIHQSGFVYCVNDVLNTFNPQMARSGVTIDTLAAQLYDRLLDVDPYTYRLMPELAQRWEVLDNGSTYRFYLRRDVPFQRTAWFSPTRNMNADDVIFSFQRMLDEKHPYHDVNGGEYPYFDSLQFADSVQSIRKLGEYSVEIRLNSPDASFLWHLATHYAPILSAEYAQRLAKEDKKELLDREPVGTGPYLLNEYRNGQYIRLTRNDDYWRGLPRMQQVVVDLGSGGTGRLSKLLTGECDVLAYPAASQLTILRNDPRLRLSLRPGMNVAYLAFNVRKPPLDDRRVREAIALAINNDRLMQSIYYGTAETAASILPRASWAYDNESQITEYNPQKARQILQDLGLTNLNLRLWVPSASQSYNPSPLKTAELIQADLAQIGVTVTIVPVEGRFQEARLMELSHDLTLAGWATDSNDPDSFFRPLLSCAAIRSQSNYAHWCDPTFDEVLQNALSSQQLSKRIDYYQQAQRILAEQLPVLPLASSLRLLAYRYDMKGLVLSPFGNASFAGVFREDQQAQQKPSAPETVEEAQP from the coding sequence ATGTTCGGAAAAACCTGTTTCGCACTGGCATTCACCTGGCTGGCATTGCCTGCACTGGCCGCATCGCCGTCCGTGCCAGCGTCACCTGCTCCGTTGGAAAATATTCACCAGAGCGGCTTTGTCTATTGCGTCAATGATGTCCTGAACACGTTTAACCCGCAGATGGCGCGCAGCGGCGTCACCATTGATACGCTGGCAGCACAGCTTTATGACCGCCTGCTGGACGTCGACCCTTATACTTATCGTCTGATGCCAGAGCTGGCTCAGCGCTGGGAAGTGCTGGACAACGGTTCGACATACCGTTTCTACCTGCGCCGCGATGTGCCGTTTCAGCGTACCGCCTGGTTCAGCCCAACCCGCAATATGAACGCCGACGACGTGATCTTCAGCTTCCAGCGCATGCTGGACGAAAAGCATCCGTATCATGATGTTAACGGCGGTGAGTACCCCTATTTCGACAGCCTGCAATTCGCCGATTCGGTACAAAGCATCCGCAAACTAGGCGAGTATAGCGTTGAGATCCGCCTCAATAGCCCGGATGCGTCTTTCCTCTGGCATTTGGCCACGCACTACGCACCGATCCTGTCTGCGGAATACGCGCAGCGTCTGGCAAAAGAGGACAAAAAGGAGCTGCTGGATCGCGAACCGGTCGGTACCGGCCCCTATCTGCTCAATGAATACCGCAACGGGCAATATATCCGGCTGACGCGCAACGACGATTATTGGCGCGGCCTGCCACGCATGCAGCAGGTCGTTGTCGATCTCGGTTCCGGCGGTACGGGTCGCTTATCCAAGCTGCTGACGGGCGAATGCGATGTCCTCGCCTATCCGGCGGCTAGCCAGCTAACGATTCTGCGTAACGACCCTCGCCTGCGTCTCTCGCTGCGCCCTGGCATGAACGTCGCCTATCTGGCTTTCAACGTACGTAAACCCCCGTTGGACGACCGCCGCGTGCGGGAAGCCATCGCACTGGCGATCAATAACGACAGACTGATGCAGTCGATCTATTACGGCACGGCGGAAACCGCGGCGTCGATTCTGCCTCGCGCCTCATGGGCGTACGACAATGAATCGCAGATTACGGAATATAACCCGCAGAAAGCGCGGCAAATCTTGCAGGATTTGGGGCTGACGAACCTCAACCTGCGCCTGTGGGTGCCCAGCGCCTCGCAGTCCTACAACCCCAGCCCGTTGAAAACGGCAGAGTTGATACAGGCCGATCTGGCGCAGATTGGCGTCACCGTGACCATTGTTCCGGTGGAAGGCCGTTTTCAGGAGGCACGGTTGATGGAACTCAGCCACGATTTAACGCTGGCGGGCTGGGCAACGGACAGTAACGACCCGGACAGCTTTTTCCGACCGCTGCTAAGTTGCGCGGCGATTCGCTCCCAGAGCAACTACGCGCACTGGTGCGATCCCACGTTTGATGAAGTGCTGCAAAACGCGCTCTCGTCACAACAGCTTTCTAAGCGGATTGACTATTATCAACAGGCACAGCGTATTCTGGCAGAACAATTACCCGTTCTGCCGCTGGCATCGTCATTACGACTACTGGCCTACCGCTATGACATGAAAGGGCTGGTATTGAGCCCGTTCGGCAATGCCTCGTTCGCGGGCGTCTTCCGCGAGGATCAGCAGGCGCAGCAGAAACCCTCTGCACCGGAAACCGTGGAGGAAGCACAGCCGTGA
- the sapD gene encoding putrescine export ABC transporter ATP-binding protein SapD: protein MPLLDIRNLTIEFLTADGPVKAVDRVSMTLSEGEIRGLVGESGSGKSLIAKAICGITKENWRVTADRFRFDDIDLLQLSSRERRKLVGHNVSMIFQEPQSCLDPSESIGRQLVQAIPGWTYKGRWWQRFNWRKRRAIELLHRVGIKDHKDIMGSYPYELSDGECQKVMIAIALANQPRLLIADEPTNAMESTTQAQIFRLLSRLNQNNNTTILLISHDLQTMSKWADRINVLYCGQTVESATSEDLITAPHHPYTQALIRAMPDFGRSLPHKSRLNTLTGAIPSLEHLPIGCRLGPRCPYSQKQCMQTPPLLSVKNHLYACHFPLNMEEP, encoded by the coding sequence ATGCCATTACTTGATATCCGTAACCTGACGATTGAATTTCTCACCGCCGACGGCCCCGTCAAAGCCGTCGACCGCGTCAGCATGACGCTGAGCGAAGGGGAAATTCGCGGTCTGGTGGGCGAATCCGGCTCAGGTAAAAGCCTGATCGCCAAAGCCATCTGCGGGATCACCAAAGAGAACTGGCGCGTAACCGCCGACCGCTTCCGCTTTGATGATATCGATCTGCTGCAACTGTCGTCGCGCGAGCGGCGTAAACTGGTCGGCCATAACGTCTCCATGATTTTTCAGGAACCGCAATCCTGTCTCGATCCGTCCGAGAGTATCGGGCGGCAGTTGGTGCAGGCGATTCCCGGCTGGACGTATAAAGGCCGCTGGTGGCAGCGATTCAACTGGCGCAAACGCCGCGCTATCGAACTGCTGCACCGCGTTGGGATTAAAGATCATAAAGATATTATGGGCAGCTATCCCTATGAGCTGAGCGACGGCGAGTGCCAGAAAGTGATGATTGCCATCGCGCTGGCGAACCAGCCGCGCCTGCTGATTGCCGATGAACCCACCAACGCGATGGAATCCACCACGCAGGCGCAGATTTTCCGCCTGCTTTCGCGGCTGAATCAGAACAATAACACCACGATTCTGCTCATCAGCCATGACCTGCAAACCATGAGCAAATGGGCTGACCGGATCAACGTGCTCTATTGCGGGCAAACGGTAGAGAGCGCGACCAGTGAAGATTTGATCACCGCGCCGCACCACCCTTATACGCAGGCGCTGATTCGCGCAATGCCCGATTTCGGTCGTTCGTTGCCGCACAAAAGCCGGCTGAACACGCTAACCGGTGCGATCCCCTCGCTGGAGCATCTGCCGATTGGCTGCCGACTCGGCCCGCGCTGCCCATATTCACAAAAGCAGTGTATGCAAACACCGCCGCTGCTCTCGGTTAAGAACCACTTATATGCCTGCCACTTCCCGCTCAACATGGAGGAACCG
- a CDS encoding cellulase family glycosylhydrolase produces MWMRRNQIVRKLTLGVVTTVLGMSLSFSALSATPVETHGQLSIENGRLVDEQGKRVQLRGISSHGLQWFGDYVNKDSMKWLRDDWGINVFRVAMYTAADGYISNPSLANKVKEAVAAAQSLGVYIIIDWHILSDNDPNIYKAQAKTFFAEMAGLYGNSPNVIYEIANEPNGGVTWNGQIRPYALEVTETIRSKDPDNLIIVGTGTWSQDIHDAADNQLPDPNTLYALHFYAGTHGQFLRDRIDYAQSRGAAIFVSEWGTSDASGNGGPFLPESQTWIDFLNNRGVSWVNWSLNDKSEASAALAPGASKTGGWTEQNLSTSGKFVRAQIRAAANLSGGDTPTTPTEPTNPGSGTTGDVVLQYRNVDNNPSDDAIRMAVNIKNTGSTPIKLSDLQVRYYFHDDGKPGANLFVDWANVGPNNIVTSTGTPAASTDKANRYVLVTFSSGAGSLQPGAETGEVQVRIHAGDWSNVNETNDYSYGANVTSYTNWDKITVHDKGKLIWGVEP; encoded by the coding sequence ATGTGGATGAGAAGGAATCAAATCGTCAGGAAATTGACGTTAGGGGTGGTAACAACGGTGCTGGGGATGTCGCTCAGTTTTTCTGCATTATCCGCCACACCGGTGGAAACGCATGGTCAACTGTCCATTGAAAATGGGCGACTGGTGGACGAACAGGGGAAAAGGGTGCAACTGAGAGGGATCAGTTCGCACGGTTTGCAGTGGTTTGGTGACTACGTCAACAAAGATTCGATGAAATGGCTGCGCGATGACTGGGGGATTAACGTATTCCGTGTTGCCATGTACACGGCAGCGGATGGCTATATTTCCAATCCTTCTCTCGCGAATAAGGTCAAAGAAGCCGTTGCGGCGGCACAAAGCCTCGGCGTCTACATCATCATCGACTGGCACATTTTGTCGGATAACGATCCTAATATTTATAAAGCACAGGCAAAAACCTTCTTTGCCGAAATGGCGGGGCTGTACGGTAATTCGCCGAACGTGATTTATGAAATCGCCAATGAACCCAACGGCGGCGTGACATGGAACGGGCAAATTCGGCCTTATGCGCTGGAAGTGACTGAAACTATCCGTAGTAAAGATCCTGATAATCTGATTATCGTTGGCACGGGTACCTGGAGTCAGGATATTCATGACGCGGCGGATAATCAGCTGCCCGATCCGAATACGCTGTACGCGCTGCATTTCTATGCGGGTACGCACGGGCAGTTCCTGCGCGATCGCATTGATTATGCACAAAGCCGCGGTGCCGCGATTTTTGTCAGCGAGTGGGGGACAAGCGATGCGTCCGGCAATGGCGGACCGTTCCTGCCTGAATCGCAGACCTGGATCGATTTCCTGAACAACCGTGGTGTGAGCTGGGTTAACTGGTCGCTTAACGATAAATCAGAGGCGTCTGCGGCGCTGGCTCCGGGAGCGAGCAAAACAGGCGGTTGGACGGAGCAGAATCTGTCGACGTCAGGCAAATTTGTCAGAGCACAGATTCGCGCGGCTGCGAATCTAAGCGGTGGCGATACGCCAACCACGCCAACGGAACCGACCAATCCAGGTAGCGGAACCACGGGTGACGTCGTGCTGCAATATCGTAATGTGGATAACAACCCTTCCGATGATGCGATTCGCATGGCCGTCAACATCAAAAATACCGGAAGTACGCCGATCAAACTTAGCGATCTGCAAGTGCGCTACTACTTCCATGATGATGGCAAACCGGGTGCGAACCTCTTTGTTGACTGGGCGAACGTCGGTCCTAACAACATTGTGACCAGCACAGGTACGCCAGCCGCCAGTACCGATAAAGCCAATCGCTATGTTCTTGTGACCTTCAGCAGCGGAGCCGGTTCTCTTCAGCCGGGTGCTGAAACCGGTGAAGTGCAGGTGCGTATCCACGCCGGAGACTGGAGCAACGTGAATGAAACGAATGACTATTCATACGGTGCTAACGTCACGAGCTACACCAACTGGGATAAGATCACCGTACACGATAAAGGTAAGCTGATATGGGGCGTGGAGCCGTAA
- a CDS encoding helix-turn-helix transcriptional regulator, whose product MGFSSPGDGGHALDLDATEASTQPVTGVAIRYPQGHIVPMHDHRRGHLIYADSGVLRVETPTGQWLVPPTSAVWLRPGVPHRLVIPVALQAHGIFVREDICTMLPTVDCVVRVSGLARELIGKLTDRDGHERTSRYTQLLGELLIEELRAPPHLPFYLPWPQDAQMQTVCQTLMSDPGYIATADDWAGKLAVSGKTFHRRFLKSTGMTFGKWRQQLRLISSLTMLVQGAPIIQVALNSGYDSHSAYTTAFRKQFGQSPSAFVGDKRRNTE is encoded by the coding sequence ATGGGTTTTTCCTCTCCCGGAGACGGCGGGCACGCGCTTGACTTAGACGCAACGGAGGCCTCAACGCAACCTGTCACGGGTGTCGCCATACGCTATCCACAAGGGCATATCGTTCCCATGCACGACCACCGCAGAGGTCATCTGATTTATGCGGACAGTGGCGTTTTGCGCGTGGAGACGCCCACCGGACAGTGGCTGGTGCCACCGACATCTGCCGTCTGGTTACGCCCCGGCGTCCCCCACCGTCTGGTCATCCCGGTTGCCTTACAGGCGCATGGCATTTTCGTGCGCGAGGATATTTGCACGATGTTGCCCACCGTGGATTGTGTGGTGCGAGTATCCGGATTGGCGAGAGAGTTAATCGGTAAATTGACCGATAGAGATGGCCACGAAAGGACGTCGCGCTATACGCAACTGCTCGGAGAACTGCTAATCGAGGAACTGCGCGCCCCTCCGCATCTCCCGTTTTACCTACCCTGGCCTCAGGACGCGCAAATGCAGACGGTTTGCCAGACACTCATGAGCGACCCTGGCTATATCGCAACGGCTGATGACTGGGCTGGCAAGTTGGCTGTTAGCGGGAAAACCTTCCATCGTCGCTTTCTGAAAAGCACAGGTATGACGTTCGGCAAGTGGCGCCAGCAATTGCGCCTGATCTCATCATTGACCATGCTGGTGCAAGGCGCGCCCATCATTCAGGTCGCACTGAACAGTGGCTATGACAGCCACAGCGCCTATACGACAGCATTCAGAAAACAATTCGGTCAATCACCTTCGGCATTTGTGGGAGACAAACGCCGAAACACAGAGTGA
- a CDS encoding RES family NAD+ phosphorylase, translating to MRLYRITKAIWLESFSGQTGVSFLHGARFNQPNTPVLYFSETPAVAMLEMGNYLPSPQLLPASYRLGVYELPDDVPQESITLDMLPEDWHRYPFMPDVQALGSRCLNAGQSLVIWVPTSTVKPFGSMRNALINPLHPAVSQLRLIEAIPDFYSHRLFNPTGH from the coding sequence ATGAGGCTGTACCGCATTACCAAAGCGATCTGGCTGGAGTCATTTTCAGGGCAGACGGGCGTGAGCTTCCTGCACGGTGCTCGCTTCAATCAGCCCAACACGCCGGTTCTGTATTTTAGTGAAACGCCCGCGGTCGCGATGTTGGAAATGGGTAATTATCTGCCTTCGCCGCAGTTGCTGCCTGCCAGCTATCGTCTGGGGGTGTATGAACTGCCGGACGACGTCCCGCAAGAGTCCATTACGCTGGACATGCTGCCTGAGGATTGGCACCGCTACCCGTTTATGCCTGACGTACAGGCGCTGGGGTCGCGCTGCCTGAATGCGGGGCAATCACTGGTGATTTGGGTGCCGACCAGCACGGTTAAGCCGTTTGGCAGCATGCGTAATGCGCTGATTAATCCGCTACATCCGGCGGTAAGCCAGCTGAGACTGATTGAAGCGATCCCAGATTTTTACAGTCATAGACTGTTTAACCCTACGGGGCATTGA